One stretch of Sardina pilchardus chromosome 17, fSarPil1.1, whole genome shotgun sequence DNA includes these proteins:
- the dcn gene encoding decorin: MRSACLSLLLVSACWALPFRQTGFMDFMMEDEPGSGEPETPAGRAPVRPAGPDRVAPGPGPMPPQQVCPFRCQCHLRVVQCSDLGLKNVPEQISADTTLLDLQNNKITEIRENDLKGLKALQTLILVNNQITTIHAKALIPLGKLQRLYLSKNMLKDMPPNMPKSLQELRIHENEISKIKKASFQGMANMIVMELGSNPLSGSGIEAGAFTDLKRVSYIRISDTELSDIPKGLPASLSELHLDGNKITKVQAEVLKGLKHLAKLGLSYNQISVVENGTLANVPHLREIHLDNNALTSVPPGLPEHKYIQVIYLHNNKIAAVGTEDFCPPGYNTKKAMYSGISLFSNPVPYWEVQPITFRCVFDRSAIQLGNYRKK, encoded by the exons ATGAGGTCAGCCTGTCTCTCCCTGCTCCTTGTGTCGGCGTGCTGGGCTCTGCCCTTCCGCCAGACCGGCTTCATGGACTTTATGATGGAGGACGAGCCCGGCTCCGGAGAACCGGAAACTCCCGCCGGAAGAGCCCCTGTTCGGCCTGCTGGCCCCGACCGCGTAGCACCCGGACCCGGGCCCATGCCCCCACAGCAGGTCTGTCCCTTCAGGTGCCAGTGTCACTTGAGGGTGGTGCAGTGCTCTGACTTGG GCTTGAAGAACGTTCCAGAGCAAATCTCTGCAGACACCACCCTGCTGGATCTGCAGAACAATAAGATCACCGAGATCCGTGAGAATGACTTGAAGGGACTTAAGGCCCTCCAG ACTCTGATCCTGGTGAACAACCAGATCACCACCATCCACGCCAAGGCTCTGATCCCGCTGGGCAAGCTGCAGAGGCTGTACCTGTCCAAGAACATGCTGAAGGACATGCCGCCCAACATGCCCAAGAGCCTGCAGGAGCTGCGCATCCACGAGAACGAGATCAGCAAGATCAAGAAGGCCTCCTTCCAGGGCATGGCCAACATGATTGTCATGG AGCTTGGCTCCAACCCCTTGTCCGGCTCTGGAATCGAGGCTGGAGCGTTCACCGACCTCAAGAGGGTCTCCTACATCCGCATCTCTGACACTGAGCTCAGCGACATCCCTAAAG GTCTCCCCGCCTCCCTGTCAGAGCTCCACCTCGACGGAAACAAGATCACCAAGGTTCAGGCAGAGGTCCTGAAGGGCCTCAAGCATCTGGCTAA GCTCGGCCTGAGCTACAACCAGATCAGCGTGGTGGAGAACGGCACTCTCGCCAATGTGCCTCACCTGCGCGAGATTCACCTGGACAACAACGCCCTGACCAGTGTGCCACCCGGTCTCCCTGAGCACAAATACATCCAG GTGATCTATCTTCACAACAACAAGATTGCTGCCGTGGGAACGGAAGACTTCTGCCCTCCTGGCTACAACACCAAGAAGGCCATGTACTCTGGCATTAGCCTCTTCAGCAACCCTGTGCCCTACTGGGAGGTCCAGCCAATCACCTTCCGCTGTGTCTTCGACCGTTCCGCCATTCAATTGGGCAACTACAGGAAGAAGTAG